A region of the Salvia splendens isolate huo1 chromosome 11, SspV2, whole genome shotgun sequence genome:
GCATTTTATAAACTCTTGTTCCATCTCTTGAAATTGTTTATACTCCTTGGACATGTGTGGATATGCACCCGCAAAAGAAATGCTAAAATGTGGCCTATATACATCCTTCCGCCATCGCCGTAAAATATATCTTTCGCTGACATGATCAATTTTTTTGAATACCAAAACCTTCAATATGACAGCAGAAAATACCTTTGTTCTCGAATTTCTTGCAATTGCAATCAAAATAGCCCCCAACAGGCCGATGCTCAACCATGAAATGTAGCTCGTTGGGAGAGGGATACTTGCTCGATGTACGTGTCTCAGTAATATCATATCTATCCATTGAGCTACTATCTGACTCCAACAAAATGAGATTGCAATTCCAAATCTTTTTCACTTGTTTCTGAAGAAGCTCCATGATATTATTAGTGTATACCTTAGCAAATTGTGATTCCCACTTAAACTCTGACACACAAGTGATAGGCCTGCACTTCGTCGAATATTCAGCTTGAAGCTCTTTTCGAATCTTATCGACGATACAAATCTCATATTGCTCAACAAAGATTTTCAAAGTACTCCTCGAATTGATGTAATTATCGAAGAATGCATGCATTGACTCACTTCTTTGAGTCGACATCATGCCAGCCCAAAAGATGTGCTTTGAGTATACTGGCACCCAACTTTGCCTTATTTCATATAAGTTTTTTATCCAACTATTTTCATGTAAGTTATACTTAACTTGAAAATCGAGCCAATTATTTTCAAATTCCGGAATACTAAAACTGCCATGTATCACTCGATTGAAATCTAAACAAGCCATTTCAAAATTAGCGATACCTCTGAATTTCTTGGAGCTCTTCGAAACAATATGCCACAAACAGAAGCGGTGGATACTGTCAGGCAATACTTCTCTCAATGCGATCGTAATGCTTTCATCTTGATCACTCAAAATTGCCGTCGGTTGAACACCTCCCATTGCGTCCAGCCAATTACTAAAGAACCATTTGAATGATTCTGCACGCTCGTCGCTCAATAGACAACATCCTAATAGAATGGAGTGGTGGTGATGATTAACCCCCACAACAGTTCCAAAAGGCATATTGTATTGATTGACGAGATAAGTCGTGTCAAAGCTCACGACGTCGTGGAAATCCTGGTATGCAGCCCTACTCCGCGGATGAATCCACATGACATGGCGAAGTCTAGAATCATCACCAATATCGATCAGATAAAAGAAGTCTCTATCATTTTGCTGCAGCCTCTTAAACATCTTTTGAATGGCATTAGCATCTCCATCTCCTAGTCTTAGCCTCCGCATTTTGTCAACATGATTTCTGCAATCTCTCGTCGAAGCTCCTAAATTAGATGGCCCGCCGGCAAGAACTTCCATCGTTCTTACACTCTTACATAACCTTGATCCTGCACGGTCATATGCCTCTAAAAGGACCTTCAAATGAGTTGTCAGGTGCCTATGTGCCGGCATAAATTCAGAAAGTTGTGGCTCTAGATCGTGGTTATGCTCATTGCAAAATGTTGAAATCTTCCAATTGCCGTTGTCCTGTTTTATCGCATTCAAACGAGTAGGACAATTGATTTTCTAGTGTATTTCTTTGCATTTGGCTTTCGGGCCCTTCCGCATGAGAGCAAAAGATACTTATCACTACGTGCAGTTCTTGTTATAATACTAAATCCCTTTACCTTCGCAAAAGCTTGATATGTTGCAAAGATCCGTTCTCTACTTTCAAACTCTAAACCAGATTGAGGCCCATTTTTCATCAACTCTTCACATGCATGCTTATCAGCTCCAAATAAATCTTCTTCATCCTCCATATTCTCATCTCCATCTTCTTCAATTTGGTTTGAAAGTTCATAGGAATCTCCATCGTCTTCATTCATAACTTCATGCTCCATGCTATTTTCGCTTCGGCGGTCCAAAAGTTCATGCATCAAAAAGTTCTCAGCATCATATCCCTTCTAAAAGCatctataattaaaaaaaaaagtttttgcaTTAGCAACAAAGGACAATACCAGAATAATCTTGTGTCTCATTTCATATAAAACTTCTAACACATAAACTCATTATTCAATCCCGTGTCTTATTCATACATAAAAGTTTAGACTAATGACAACGACAACCATAAACTTACCACCAGTTGAAAGTGGAGTCTCCGGGTTCGCATGATAATCTTGAGTCGAAGTTGTTGGGGATGCCATTCCTCACCTCACTGTCCAGAGACAAACTTCTTGTGAAGAAATTTAGCAGAttccagaaaaaaaaataagaatgggTGTGTTATGGAGTTTTAACTTAACTTTCTGTAAtagtgaaagaaagaaaaggcggGAAGGAAGTAGAAGGCGGAGCAGATTTATTTGCCCGCTTTTCAATGAACATTGTTTATTGattatatttgaataattttattacatggagtagttttttttttttaattgtttatattgGTCTAGGAGTATATTAGAAAAATCATCGTTTCTTCGATTATTGAATACTTGAATTATGATTAAATTCTGTgctaattcatgctcatattaaattatattgttgtaggagtatattattaaaaaatcgTTGTGTTTATTTCATATGTATTTCATTAATGAATCTCAATTATGTGGAATTACACATTAATATTCTCCAACGTATTTCTCGAATATAGTCCCTTATGTATAGATTTTAGATCTATGGAGAGGTATTTTCGAAAATATATTGTGGTTCTTTCTAGTGCTACtgtaaatcaagaaaaaaaaaagttgattcATATTTGACGAGATTGaaattaatacaaaattttaCAAAATAGTTTTAATCATGTGATATATTCTAAGTCGTTTTTAAAATATGGAATCCGTATGAATCTACTATCGCTCGCATTGAAAGATAATATCCCTTAAAttataatgtatttttataatattaattatttaagggAAATTGTATCTAAAACCATGAATTTTGCCTAAAATTTGTAttcccatgaactttgaaattgtatataatatcatgaactttgcattttgtttgtgtattcccaaactcactcaaataaatattttcatcaaaatcttatttaacATAGGCAACCgtgatatattttataatattttaaataacttttaagttcataacataGTTCATAGGAAATACCAAGTTTTAGGCaaagttcatggttttagagaccaatttcccattatttaaatattttattcattcatttaTTTACTATGTTCGACCCcttgaaatataatttttggATCCGTCACGGGCTGCATCCATGTTATATGAATGCATTTCAAATTGTAATATACTTGACGTCTAATATCACAAAAAATAGATAGATCAGAGTGAACTATTCCATTTGTGATAAGAAGTGAACTAGATCAAACCTCGTCATTCTTCAAATTGTCGCAAACTAAATAGATCAATGAGTGAATTATTGTCATCTACTACCTCCGTCAcgcaataagagtcatattttgctatttcggtttgtcccacaataagagtcacatttcacttttaccataaatggtactTATTAAAAGTCGTGCTCACACCAAATGTGATGTTACTCTTGttgtgggacggatgtagtaGTAACTATTTGATTtgtaataaaaacaaattaatggCATTATCGTGATTGTAATCTCATATTGCAAAATAGATACTAgatcattttttcgatatttttccccagccctagtcGTGATTGTGATCTCATAATGCAAAATAGATACTAGATCAATTGGTgatttgataaaataattttttaattgccTTAATAATTAGTGATTATTCTCATCCAACCCCTTTAATAACGTTTGCATTTGATTAGATAAATTTTGAATATGCTTAAGATCTAATATTACAAACGAGATAGATCAATTAGTAATTTACTCTCATCCAaccttttttattaatgtaagtAACCAATTGTTTCATTTGGTTAGTAAGAGAAATACCAACGACATTAGTCTTGATTGAGATAAATCAAACCTCGTCATTAAGATTTAATGTTGCAATGTAAAAATaacaacacctcttaaagtgacaCAGTGACTTGAAAACCGGACCGcaccggccggtcggaccggttCGGCAGCGAACCTGCGTCCATTACAGTCCGGTTCATCGCATAAAACCGCCAGCACATTGAGCCGTATTGAACCGGATGAGCCGGCCAGTTCGACCATGAACTAATTTTAATAACATATTGTAATTCACTAAATTGTAatgttataaatataaattttgataaaattcaACCATATCTTGTTAtaaatttctatatatttatataatatatatttaattgtaTATGCTACAGTAAAACGACCCGACCAGTGGTTGAATAGGTCCGACCAGTTAAACCGTGAACTAGTAGCTTTGTCGGTTCGCTTACCAGTCTGGTTTTCAAAACATTGCACTCCAccatctcacttcatttattacacactccaccaatttcttaaaactcatgtcataaATTATTCTAACTCCTAAactggggacggatggagtattacatAATTGTGATATTATGGAGATACGTAAAATAATTTGTTAATTATGaagtataaattaattattgaacTATAAATGCAAGAAAATTAGCAAATAGAattattccaaaaataaaaaaatatgagtacaAATTTGAGTACTCCCAAATCTCTCGAAACACACTAAATATTACTAAGAATTACTGCATAGCAGTAGTATACTTATATAAAGTTTTCCCTAGATAAAAATAGATGTTAGTACCCATGCACACAGCTGTAAATTCATTTGtcttcttctccctctctccttcACCTTCCTCCCTTCTTCTTTCTGAAAAAAAATGTTGACATTGGCAGCCATGATGGGATTGCTATTTTGGGGGAATTCAAACGTCTCCCTCTCTCCTTCACCTTACTCCCTTCTtctttctgaaaaaaaaatgttgacaCTGGCAGCCATGATGAGATTACTGATTTTGGGGGAATTCAAACGTCTCCCTCTCTCATTCACCTTACTGATTTTGGGGGAATTCAAACGTCTCCCTCtctttctgaaaaaaaaatgttgacaCTGGCAgccataataataataataataataataataataatattaataataataataataataataataataataataatagtagtagtataatttattttactatgttaaaattatattaattttagttttatttttcagttttgaaattatattttttggtATACAGGTATTCTAAATGGTATATCGaaatttcggtataccaaaattcggtataccgaacttttgaaacaataacgatatgaaattctttcatatcgatattttcggtaTGATAACGAAACAAAATCTTTGATACGGTATATCATATCGACCCAGCCCTAATCTTCATTGTACATTCCAAAGAAAACTCAAATAATTTTGAGTATCCAAACATCCATATTTCACTACTCCTACACTCCACTCATTCTTATTGTAGATTCCAAAGCAAACACAACTAATTTTGGGTATCCAAAAGTCCATATTTAACTATAAATAGTGAGTCCTATTCTCTACACTCCACTCATTATTCATTGTTAACAATGGCTGATCGTAAAAGCTCCAAACATACCCCATTCAAGAAAAATACTCCCACAAAAAGTCCCAAACCCAATACCCCAAATAGGAACCTAACTCCGAAAAGGGAGTATGCTACGACGTACGAAACACCAACAAAGAAGCAAAAGTTGAGCCTTTATGAACCATCTCCCACCAAAAGTTTGGAAGCCTTGTACAGGAGCCTCAAAGAAGCCCAGacaaaattgaagcaagaagTGAACGAGTTGTTCCGCCGGCTTTCATCGGTTGGTAACGACCAACCAATTGATGGCTTGCTATTGGACGACCCTCCTTTGTTGAAGTTGTATGATATATTTATGGACATGAAGCTGGGTACTACACAAAAGGATCAAGAAGGATCTTCCAGCCTATTCCCTGTGGTGTTAACCCAAGATAGCTCAAGCGATGTTTAATTCAGTTCACTACTATGTTCTAAGCATTTCGTTTATTTTGATTTCCGTCGATGTTTAATTCAGTTTACAATGTTCTAAGTAGTTTATTTTCTTCTCTGGACTTATTTTGTTTTCTGCAATATGATTTCAATATCATCTTCTTAGTATTTGTCCTATTTAATGTAATTGGTGATCTTCATTATGTATATTCTGCAATGTGAAAGTCTCCATTTGTTTGCACAGTAATTTTGAGTTAAAATTGATGGAAATATCATTCCTCAACTCCAATAAATCAAGGATAAAAGTTTAAAAACTTGGTGGATGTTGAATTAACCCCAACAATTAATTAAGACTTTAATCGAACACTTGGTGTGCATATATCATTCTGCATTAATTAAAgaagaatttaaataattggctatttattttatactagtatattctaagtgaatttttatttattttcgcTTATCAGTGTATTTAACTTGTTTCGTCCCATGACTAGCAATTTTTAACTTCAATTCCCGTTATTTTATCTgccattttgttttcctttaaTTTCCATGCTTCCTATTGTGGTGGGGCCTTCAATTTGTAGATATATTTTCTCATCACTAATATGAATGAGAAATTGTTTTCAATAAGAGCCCAAAGAGGGAAGATGACCAACAGATTTTGAAGGAGAAAATCGTAACAATAGACGAAATAGGAATATGGAAATAGACGAGAGAGAATATTTATAAAAACTTATACTCCtaataaagagagagaaaattaatGATATAAAGCAAATTCAACGTAGATTCTCAACTATTAGTTACTATATTCTTACCCCTAAATAATGTTTAACCAAAATGAAATTTgcgccctttccaccaattctGGCATTGCGCCATGATTGAATAagtgaaattaattattttgatattttgatcaagCACAGTCTGTCATCAAGATTGACTGATTTTGCAGTGAATACTGATATATTTATGTTGTGTTAATATTTTAATGTAAGTTAGGTTACTATTGACTGATTGCATCTtactttgatttaattaaaattttatacaagatatctcttactttaatatattaaataaatatatattctccTACAAGATTTAATCTCACAAATTTCGATGCTATTTAGCAATGCAA
Encoded here:
- the LOC121754328 gene encoding protein FAR-RED IMPAIRED RESPONSE 1-like, with protein sequence MEHEVMNEDDGDSYELSNQIEEDGDENMEDEEDLFGADKHACEELMKNGPQSGLEFESRERIFATYQAFAKDNGNWKISTFCNEHNHDLEPQLSEFMPAHRHLTTHLKVLLEAYDRAGSRLCKSVRTMEVLAGGPSNLGASTRDCRNHVDKMRRLRLGDGDANAIQKMFKRLQQNDRDFFYLIDIGDDSRLRHVMWIHPRSRAAYQDFHDVVSFDTTYLVNQYNMPFGTVVGVNHHHHSILLGCCLLSDERAESFKWFFSNWLDAMGGVQPTAILSDQDESITIALREVLPDSIHRFCLWHIVSKSSKKFRGIANFEMACLDFNRVIHGSFSIPEFENNWLDFQVKYNLHENSWIKNLYEIRQSWVPVYSKHIFWAGMMSTQRSESMHAFFDNYINSRSTLKIFVEQYEICIVDKIRKELQAEYSTKCRPITCVSEFKWESQFAKVYTNNIMELLQKQVKKIWNCNLILLESDSSSMDRYDITETRTSSKYPSPNELHFMVEHRPVGGYFDCNCKKFENKGIFCCHIEGFGIQKN